TCTGATTATTTTTCTGATTTTAACTTTCACCATTCAAATATTTTAACTAAGTCACAGCTAAAAGTCTTACTAGAGCATGAGGATAGTAAGAAAACGATAGGAATTGCTGAGGCGTCTCATGATACGCTTTATGAGCTACCGAGGCCTTTATTTACTATTCCGATTGTCATTGATCGATTAGAGCAAGTTTATCAAAAAACCAATACTTTAACGGGAATCTATCATGTGAATGGTTTAGAATCAGAAACGGACAAAAGTGAATTTATCAAACAGTTTGCGAGTGCCACAGGCTTATCAGAGGAAAATTTTCTACAGGAAAAATTTGGTAGTCGTCGTGATTATGGTCTAGTTCCTTTTGTACTCATAGGTTTGCTATTGTTTACAATGTTAACGCTGTTAATATTATTGCTTGTAATTGTTCTTCAGGCCTATGAAAAATTTGGTAGTCTCACCCTATTGGGATGGAGTCGAAATGAATTTTGGTTAGCATTATTTAAACCTATTATTTATCCATCGGTTCTTAGCACACCTATATTAGCTGTAGTTATTTGGTGGTTGACAGGCTGGTCCCAAGTTTCATACTATATTTTGCTACCTATCATGGGCCATATAGTATTTTCAATGTTGGCCTTAGCTACTATTCTCGTTATTCCTAGTTTGATAGTTTATTCAGTGACTGCTTTGTCTGCTATTCACAAACGTTTTCCAAGTAGACTATTGACTATTTTAGGTATTAGTTCCTATATTGCGTTAAGCAGCATTTTAATTGCTACCAGTTATGGCCTAGATGGTCCTTTGTACCGTTTTATGGATAATGTCCATATTGCTAGGGCGTGGAAAAGTGTTGAGAATATGCAAGTAATTGATTCTTTTTCTGAAGGCGATGACTTGGGAACACTGTCAGGTACGAGTAATACATTAGAATTAAGTATGTATCATCTTTATACAAAAATAGGCCATGATGAAGGTGTCTATTTAATTCATAGTCAATACTACGGACAAGATTTTTTTGCGAACGTGACTGCTTATCAGAATCTACCTAGTAAACCATTTTGGTATCTAGTTTATTCTTATAATTATTTAACTGAACTAGGTTTTCAGTTTTCTGAAGAAGAATTAAATGAGATACGAAGTGGTAGCAGATTGTATCTGATTCCAGATAGTTATACAACTGAGGAACAGCAACGTATGCGAGCATATTTAGAAGAAAGTATCAAAGTCTATGATGGGGATGTGGAGACACCATTCACACAAAATCGTCAATTCATTTATAAAAGCTACTCCACAACTAAAGATATTTTCCTTTGGTCCACAAATTTGCAACAAGGGGTAACTAGTAAGGAGCCGATTATTTTTGTAGCAAGTCCTGAAAATCTTTATTTTAAGGAGAGTGCAAATCTTGTTGTTTCGGGTTTCAATGGTTATCTCAAAATACGTAATCAGAATATTCTGACTCGTGTGAAGGAAGAGATAACGACTCATTTTCCAGATCTTATGGATAACGATATTCAATTTACACCAGTTAGGCGATATATTGATGGACGCCAGAAAGAGTTGAGTTATACTTTTTATCTATTTGGTAGCCTTATATTAGCTGTATTGATTAGCTTAACTTCAATACTAATTGCTTTGGTATTGATGTATCGAATTGCTTATCAAGATCGGTTAATAGTGCAATACTTCTTAGGATTTGGTTTATGGGCACGTTATAAAGGAATTATGATTTTGGTGATTGTTTCTGCTATTATAGAGGTACTAATTAGTTTCTTATTGAAAACAAAATTGGGTATAGTGTCCGCCGCTTTATCTCTATGTTTGCAGTCAGTTCTTCTATATGGTTTTCTTTTGCGGAAAGAACAGCAGAAAATCTTAAATATATTTAAGGAGTAAGAATATGCCAACTATTTCAGTCAGACAGTTATCGAAATATTACGGTGCAAAACGTGTTATTGAGAATATTTCATTTGATATTTCGGATAGAGAATTTGTTGCGTTGATTGGTCCATCCGGTTCAGGAAAATCTACGTTACTCAACCTTATTGGCTTATTAGAAACTGTTGATGAGGGAACAATCACGATTGATGGTGAGATTCTACCACAAGTTAACTCTAAAAAGGCAACCTATCTCCGTCGAAATGTATTAAATTACTTGTTTCAATCTAATGCCCTGATTCCAAATGAAAGTGTTGGTGATAATTTGATGCTAGCACTTCATTACACTAATTTAACTAAGGAAGAAAAAGATAAAAAAATAAAGACAGTTTTATCAAAAGTTCACATGGAATCTTTCTTGGAGAGTCGTATTAATGAGTTATCAGGTGGAGAACAGCAGCGAATTGCTATCGCTCGTGCTATTCTAAAGCCAGGAGAGTTGATTCTAGCAGATGAGCCAACTGGCTCCTTGGATCCACAAATGGCTCAAAAAGCCTTTGAATTACTGAAACTGCTACGTGATGAGTATGGGAAAACGATTATTTTGGTAACGCATAATATGGATCAGGCTCAGCAATGTGATAGAATTATTGACTTAGAACGCTTAAAAGAT
This window of the Streptococcus sp. 116-D4 genome carries:
- a CDS encoding ABC transporter ATP-binding protein translates to MPTISVRQLSKYYGAKRVIENISFDISDREFVALIGPSGSGKSTLLNLIGLLETVDEGTITIDGEILPQVNSKKATYLRRNVLNYLFQSNALIPNESVGDNLMLALHYTNLTKEEKDKKIKTVLSKVHMESFLESRINELSGGEQQRIAIARAILKPGELILADEPTGSLDPQMAQKAFELLKLLRDEYGKTIILVTHNMDQAQQCDRIIDLERLKDLN
- a CDS encoding ABC transporter permease — its product is MTNKNIFLGKLKYLALFLVAVQSILFALTAIFFTGVSYQETWQHYNQNNRTLTLYLQKLNPIQQEKAFYYLNERSDLAVWTHRVIQDSKGNGIQKHYIDAMGNSDYFSDFNFHHSNILTKSQLKVLLEHEDSKKTIGIAEASHDTLYELPRPLFTIPIVIDRLEQVYQKTNTLTGIYHVNGLESETDKSEFIKQFASATGLSEENFLQEKFGSRRDYGLVPFVLIGLLLFTMLTLLILLLVIVLQAYEKFGSLTLLGWSRNEFWLALFKPIIYPSVLSTPILAVVIWWLTGWSQVSYYILLPIMGHIVFSMLALATILVIPSLIVYSVTALSAIHKRFPSRLLTILGISSYIALSSILIATSYGLDGPLYRFMDNVHIARAWKSVENMQVIDSFSEGDDLGTLSGTSNTLELSMYHLYTKIGHDEGVYLIHSQYYGQDFFANVTAYQNLPSKPFWYLVYSYNYLTELGFQFSEEELNEIRSGSRLYLIPDSYTTEEQQRMRAYLEESIKVYDGDVETPFTQNRQFIYKSYSTTKDIFLWSTNLQQGVTSKEPIIFVASPENLYFKESANLVVSGFNGYLKIRNQNILTRVKEEITTHFPDLMDNDIQFTPVRRYIDGRQKELSYTFYLFGSLILAVLISLTSILIALVLMYRIAYQDRLIVQYFLGFGLWARYKGIMILVIVSAIIEVLISFLLKTKLGIVSAALSLCLQSVLLYGFLLRKEQQKILNIFKE